CTCTATCTCCAATGGCAACGGAAACCGTAACCGGCACTACCGTGCCAAACCATGACGAGACCGAGTTATAACAGAGTTCCAAAAGAATCAGAAACGGTACCAAGACCTGATCTCCACGTTGCCTCACGTGAAAGGCTGGAGGCCGAAAGCTCCCTTGATTGGGTACGGTGGTCATTGGTGGATACAGCCTTTCCTTGAAGGTTCCCTTTACGCGCAAGAGTTCTTCCAAGCGCTACCCAATGACTTCCTCATCTGTAGCTACCCAAAGACCGGTTCCACCTGGCTCAAATCTCTAACATTCACAATAGCCCATCGATCTCGTTTCAACGATCTCGCTTCAACGATCCCACAAACCCTCTCCTCAAACGTAACCCTCACGAGCTTATTCCTTTCATTGAGATCGAGTTCCCTTTGTTCCCTCACGTTGATGTTCTCCAAGACAAAGGGAACACTCTCTTTGCAACTCATATGCCACACGATTTCTTACCCGATTCGGTTGTAAAATCGGGTTGCAAGATGGTTTACATCTGGAGAGACCCAAAGGACACTTTCGTCTCCTTTTGGAACTTCATGCAAAAGCAAAGGTCAACACGTGGCCCGCTCAATAGTCTTGAGGAGTGTTTTGATATGTTCTGCCGAGGTATTTCCGGggaaggtccttatcttgatcaTGTGTTAGGCTATTGGAAAGCTCACCAAGAGAATCCGGATAAGACTTTGTTCCTCAAGTACGAGAATGTGAGTGCTGATCCTTTGCCTTATGTGAAGAGATTGGCTGAGTTCATGGGTTATAGATTCACAGCTGAGGAAGAGAAGAATGGGGTTGTTGAGAAAGTTGTGAACCTTTGCAGCTTTGAAACGTTGAAGAATCTTGAAGTTAACAAAGGAGATAAGGAGAGAGCAGATATTTCTTCTCCTAATGTAAACCGCGCGTTTTTCAGAAAAGGAAAGACCGGAGATTGGGTGAATTATTTGACTCCGGACATGGCAGCTCGTATGGATGGGTTAATGGAAGAGAAATTCAAGGGTACTGGTTTGCTTGAAAATGGTAACTGAGCTACTAGTTCTTGTTCGGGGAAATGACTGATCCTTGTAAGTTTGCTCTTTTCATCACTTTGATTCTCTATGTACTAAATTACATGTTGGATGAATAAAACGTTACATGTTGTATGAATaaaacttgtttttgtttcatgtcAGTGTATtgtcagtaaaaaaaaaaggaattggCTTTGGTTGAAGAATGTATTGACTTTGCATGATAGATCGATAAAGAGAAGGATTgcctaatttcaattttaaattattaaaaataacctaaATCAATGACAGGTTAAGAAAATTGataatttatcttatttttcatataataatatttttatttagatgaTAAAATATTGAGGATTTCTTTCAAAATGATCTAAAATCACGTGATATATAGGATGAATAAAACTTGTTTCATGTCAACGTATTGTCTAGGAAAAAAGGAATTACGACCTTTCTTATGGATCATTACGAGGATAATTGGTAAGGTCCACGCGGTTTCAGGTCGATCAGAAAGGGATATGTCAGGGATATACGTTATAATTATCTAAATCGTGTAATAGTGAAAAATAAATCTACGGAATTTAATAGCTAAACTAATATGTGTGAGAAACTGAGAAAATGAAATTGTAAAATGATTTCCCAAGTTTATActgattattatataattttagggAATCAACATTTACATTAAACCATTATGCAGTACCACAAATATAGTGACCTTGATTTTTACAAAAGTGacaatttaactttttttaaagaGTGACCATCTGATTTAAGCAAAGAAAGAGTGACATTATCAATTGTATAACTACAAGTCACTTAACTTATCATGTAAATAAAGAACACATGACTTGTTATTCATTTTCcgtacataaaattataattttgtagTAGATTATTATACTCAAATAAACTAATGGCTGGTCTGTGTTCGCACGGGATTTTATCTTCATAaagcatatttttttgtttaacatttgttttgattttgaagGTTTTGGTCATATATTATATGTGAATCACATTTTGTGATTGATCTTTTTTATTCTGTTTCAATATAGTTGCCgtaaactaaatttaataataataatattaagattgtgttatttattatgttattttttaggTCAATTTAAGTGAATATACATAAATAGAATGGTTATTAGGTAGATGACTgctttttaaaagtatttgcaGATTAGTGTGAAATTACAAATGACTCGACAACAAAGTTGGGGGTGGGCTGATTCTTTCATATCTCATATTATTCTGACATAAGTGTGTCAGGCAAGATCATGCTGAGTGATAACCCAATATAAGGGggagataacttttttttttttttgcattgttAGAAAAGTTGTGAGGTATTGTTGTTTGCATTTATATTGTTAATAGTATTAACTAGAGTTTGATCTGCGCGCCCGCAAAAATAAATCCAGACTAGTCACGTATTAGCAGTCTATATTTTCGGTCTATGTGTAAAAGATTACGTGTCAGTCCCTTATTTCTGGTGATGCCGAAATATTAATCACCACTAGGTTACCTGTCCACGGTTGAGAAACAACCGTGGTGTAAAGCTGTCTCACTGTCCAAGAAAACAATCAGTAAAGGAAGAAAAAGTAGTTTAAATTGACAAGAacgaagaaaaaatattaagaagaCAAAATGTTTACGCGGCGGCGCGTCGCGTCGCGGAAGAGGAGAGGGAAGGTGGGGATTACCATCTCCCCACGGCTAGTTTTTTGTGTGCTCAAGGTGAGAACAGCCTCCAAGAAAACCTTAATCATAACCACCATCCAAACACAACATCCTCCGCTGTTGTGATGAGTTCATTAGTTGGGATTGTTGTGAAGAGTTCATTAGTTGAAAGTATAAATCCAATTGACTggttttaaatgaaatttcGTAAGATTTTAATAcatcataattattttattaattcatccaagattgtatttaaaaaaaaaaattgcgttACCACTTCTTGGGATAAGATATATTTCTTGGGACAAATTGCATTGCAATATCTCAATGGGTTGGAGGAAATGTTATTTAAAACCGTCAAACAGCGAGAGTTAACCAACTCAGTTTAAACATACAAACCAGCCACCGATCCCATTGCTACTGATAAGTGGAATTTATCTGGCCTAAGCAGCTTTCGCTGTTTCACGAACAACGGCTAACTTAGCAAGAAGACCACATAGCTGGAGGTATGATCCAACTCCATCACATATTCTCATATGCGCAAAACCAGTTTCCTGAAGAACATACAATTGGTGTTAGACGAGTATGATGATGTTTTGAAATGTGAAGAAGAAATCAGATGTATACATACTTTCATGAACTCAAGTTTCAGATACTCAGCCATATCATAATTCTTTATTATACGGAAAAGTGTTGTGATAATGTCGGTAGGAGAGTAGCCTAGATCGTATAGCTGCTTCATGCCGTGACAAGCATCGTCAAACTTGCTTTCCAACACATTGCGAACCATGTTCTTGACATGAAGCGGGTGAGGCTGGTCACAGACctgaacatataaaaaaaaagagaggaggaAATAAGTGGAGAGATGTATAATTTGTGATCAGATAAGTGAACTAAAGGGAACCTTGAAGACGTTTTCTTGATTGACAAAGCGAAACCCACTGAATGTAGCTTGCAAGTTGTTCAGAGCTTGCCTCATATCACCATCAGCTGTGAAGATTATCGCCTCAAGGCCTTCAGGTACATAAGGAACCTTGAGAGATTGAGAAACACAAGCAATTAGAAAATGCAAAACAGGGAATATGATTCAGAGTATTAAAACTTGAACAAGGAAAGAAAAGTGGAAGAATCCATCCATACATTCTCAGCTTGAACCACGACCATGAGACGGCCAAGTATCTCCTGATCAGATAACCTAGAGAATCGAACAAGGGCGCATCTACTCTGGATAGGCTCAATAATCTTGCCAGAAGTGTTACAAGCAAGTGCAAACCGGGTAGAGTTTGAGTAGATCTCAATCGTTCTCCTCAAAGCTTGCTGTGCTCCAGATGTCATGCTGATATATCACAATGAATCAAGTTAAAAGTTGCCTGTTACAATTCACAAAAGACTCAAGTCAAAAAAGCCACACGAACCTGTCAGCTTCATCAAGAATGACAACCTTATGACGACCCGGAGGAAGTGTGACTTTCTTCTGAGCAAACATCTTAATCTTGTTCCTAACAACATCGATACCCCTGCACcataacaaaagaagaaaatgaggaAACAACAAACGAAGATGGAGAAAACAAACATCACATACCTATCATCAGAAGCATTCAACTCGAGAACAGCCTCTCTATAGTTAGGGCCGAGAAGCTCGTGGGCAAGAGCCAAAATGCTACTGGTCTTACCCGTTCCAGGAGGACCCTGTGCATAATCAACCAAGCAGCACATATCAGAACCAAGTCCTTAATATTCCAGTGAACACTAAACTTAGCAAGCCTTCGATACATGATTCAAAACCCTAAAAGACCAAGCTTTACCCTAAAAATCTAGCAAAATCCTCATAAGAGACAAACCCGATTCTCTTAAGGAGTTTCTCATCAATCCTAGTGGTCGAAATTGAAAGATTAAGAAGAGTAAAACTCACGGCGAGGATAAGATTGGGCATGTTGCCGTCGCGAGCGATGACTTGGAGCCTTGAGACTGCATCTTCGTTTCCGACGATATCCACCACTTTGCTCGGCCTGTATTTCTCCACCCACGGGATCTCGTAACCTCCGCCGCCGGAAGATGTTGAAGACGAAGACGCCATTTTCAGATCTCCACCGATGAGATTTGGGGGTTTTCTGGTTTGGAGGGGGCGATAAATTTGCATTAAAGGGCCTACAAAGTGATAAGAATTCGATTTcgggatcatattatataaattatcagAAATATCCCCAAAAATAACTCGATACTTAAAGATATCATCATTTTTCATTAAACGACTCGTGAAAATAGAATAATACGAAATCTGAACAAAAGTATTAAATTTTGCTAAAAAGGCCATTTATAAAACCTCGATATATTTACATACATGCCCCCGCATTTTTGTTTGGCTGTCGTTTAAGGAGGaagacataaaaatatttaaatgatttttttttatattcaattcAGACATCAATCACGTGTTTCCCATTTATTCGTTTCATCTTGTTTCTCTGTTCGAATCGAAACACCCTAGATACTCCGGTTTTGTCTCTGAGATTGTAATTTCTCCATCGTTATAACATAACTCAACACCAATTTCGACGAATCGAGatcaattttctcaaaataaaaaaaatgccaATAGAGAGTACGGAGAACGACGATGCGAGGCCTTTGATTTTAACCAGAGGTGGAAGGTCGTCGGTGAGGAGACAAGGGCTGAGAGAAGCGGCGAGGCTACTCAGACATGCAAGCAGCGGGAGGAGGAGGATGACGACGATGATGAGAGAGCCGTCGATGCTGGTTCGCGAATCAGCGGCCGAGCAGCTCGAGGAGAGGCAAAGCGATTGGGCGTACTCGAAGCCCGTGGTGGTTCTTGATTTCGTTTGGAACCTCGCCTTCATCGCCGTTGCTGCAGCTGTTCTTGGGCTTAGCAGCGATGAGAAGCCCAATACGCCGCTCAGGGTTTGGACCGTTGGGTATGGGTTGCAATGTGTGGTGCATATGGTCTGTGTTTGTGTTGAGTATCGTAGGAGGAGTAATAGGAGTCCGAGCAAAAGGTATGTTCTTTATGCACATCAAGTGTTTGGGATAATGCCAAGAGATTTTGGGGCTGGGAGTGacttcttaaaaatatatatatatttaatacattttgagttttttcttacaaatttggggatttatgtttatgtaattttcttttaaaaaacttgGGTCCTAGGTGAATGTTTCAACCGGCTTTGCCCATTGATAATGTGATGTGATAGTGTTTGTGTAACGATTTAAAATGCAGTTTTACTAAGCATCTAGAGTCTGCAAAtacaatgttttcatttatatggTGGATCATTGGATTCTACTGGGTATCTTCTGGTGGACAAGAGCTAGCACAAGGGTCACCTCAGCTTTACtggtttgtttgttttccttccttccttccctTTTATCTCTTAAAATTCTCCATATTGTGTGTCAGTTGTTtgaataaaatcattttttttttaaattgtaggtTGTGTATAGTCTTTCTTGGTTTCGATGTGTTCTTTGTGGTTTTATGCATTGCACTGGCTTGTGTGATCGGCATTGCTGTTTGCTGCTGCTTGCCTTGCATCATTGCGGTTCTATATGCAGTGGCCGAACAGGTAACTTGTTTTTCCCAATTTGTAACTCCAAGAAAGttgatttttatgtatatataatggaAATCAGTTGAAAATGCAGGAAGGAGCTTCTAAAGAAGACATTGACCAACTTACTAAGTTCAAATTCCGAAAGGTTGGTGAGTCTGAGAAACATACTGTTGATGAAGAAGACGAACAAGCAAAAGGAGATTCAGGAGGAGTGATGACTGAATGTGGTACAGATTCACCCCTCCAACATACTCTTCCTCATGAGGATGCAGTAAGTAACCCAAAATGATCACTTCCTTTTTTTCTATTAGTAATCTGCATTTTGGTTTTGACAAATGAGTGTGAATCTACAGGAATGCTGCATTTGTCTTTCAGCTTATGCAGACGAGACAGAGCTACGAGAACTTCCTTGTGGCCACCATTTCCATTGCAGTTGTGTGGACAAATGGCTTTACATAAACGCTACCTGTCCTCTCTGCAAATACAACATCCTCAAGAATAGCAACTATGAAGATGGAGAGGAAGTCTAAcacagaagaagaaacaaacttGCAAATATGCGGATCTGTAGTTAGCAGCGAGGAACCCATGAAAGAAAAAAGGGTTCAACAATTGATCAAGTTGTAGTTTTATATTTGCTTGCCACAGTTTAGTTAAATCttgttgtgttattgcttgttgacttgttgTTATATGTAATACACAGTTAAGATAATCTTGTTAAAATCTGTTAACATCTTTTGGTTTTTACTTGCGCAACAAGACAACATCTTTGTTTCTCTGCTTTAAATAAATGTTGTCATGATTAGTTGATAATTTGAAATCGTACAGTTTAAAGTAAATTCTTATTAGCCGGAAGAAGAATGCTCGATACAATTCTTATTGTTTTTCCTTATGTTTAGTgacgaaagaaaaaaagaaaagctttaagagaaagaggaagaaggTCAAGGCTTTTCATGGAAACCCCATGGGTTGTTGTTTGCCCAGTTCCACTGATCTCTGCACATCTCATCCACTCCATATTTTGCCCTAATTCACAAAGAATCAGTCCCTTATTCAACAGAAAGTATACTTCTATGTATATCCATGAGCATAGAGTGAACAGATGTTCTTTCTTGTTATGCAAGCAAGGTTGTATGTTGTATATGATGAAATGGTAAAATCAACAACTTACTTCCATCCTAGTTCTTTCTCAGCTCTCTCAGTTGAAGCATACACAGCTGTTGCATCTCCAGCTCTTCTTGGACATAATTTCATTGGGATTTTCTGCAAATCAGATGTTTGTTTATAGCAATTTTCTACAGCAAATCTTCCATCTCATTTGAATCAAGAAAGGATTGAAATTTCACCTTGCCAGAAGCTTTTTCGAAAGCAGAAACCATTTCCAAGACAGAAGTTCCTTGACCAGTCCCAAGATTATAAGCAGTACAACCTAAGAATCAGATAAAACACCAAACATTCTCAAAACCCTAACCCTTCAAAcaattaaatgtttttatagaGTTTACCAATCTTTGGATCAGTAAACAGCTTGTTCAATGCAGCGACATGTCCATCTGCTAAATCCATTACATGAATATAGTCTCTGACCTGCAAGTAATGTATGTTAGTTCATCAATCTATCATCAGAGAATCCaaaccaaattttctaaatagaAACAGCAATTATAGATGTTGTACCGCGCTACCATCCGGTGTAGGAtaatcatgtccaaacacattGAGTTCAGGTAATCTTCCAACCGCAACTTGCTGGATATAAGGCATGAGATTGTTTGGTATGCCCTTTGGATCTTCTCCAATCCTTCCGCTCTCGTGTGCTCCAACAGGATTGAAGTACCTCAAGAGAATTATCCTCCACTCTGGCTCTGCCGCTTGAATGTCTCTAGCTATCTCTTCAAGATACAGCTGcacaaaagaaaacagattcGAGGTTAGGAGTTCAGAAAAAGAAGCCTAAAGATCAAAATATATTCACGATGACAACTTTGGTGTGATCATAATTACCTTAGTGCGACCATAAGGATTCATAGCCTGTAACTCAAAGTCTTCCACACAAGGGACTACTTCTGGTTGGCCATAAACTGTTGCAGACGACGAGAACACCATCTGCATAAAAAATATTCCAGCATCACAAAAAATTTGTAAGGCTATCAATGTGAATCATTTTAActatttaactaaaaaaatgaaagtttc
This genomic stretch from Brassica napus cultivar Da-Ae chromosome C9, Da-Ae, whole genome shotgun sequence harbors:
- the LOC106410763 gene encoding replication factor C subunit 2; translation: MAFLAKFNTFVQISYYSIFTSRLMKNDDIFKYRVIFGDISDNLYNMIPKSNSYHFVGPLMQIYRPLQTRKPPNLIGGDLKMASSSSTSSGGGGYEIPWVEKYRPSKVVDIVGNEDAVSRLQVIARDGNMPNLILAGPPGTGKTSSILALAHELLGPNYREAVLELNASDDRGIDVVRNKIKMFAQKKVTLPPGRHKVVILDEADSMTSGAQQALRRTIEIYSNSTRFALACNTSGKIIEPIQSRCALVRFSRLSDQEILGRLMVVVQAENVPYVPEGLEAIIFTADGDMRQALNNLQATFSGFRFVNQENVFKVCDQPHPLHVKNMVRNVLESKFDDACHGMKQLYDLGYSPTDIITTLFRIIKNYDMAEYLKLEFMKETGFAHMRICDGVGSYLQLCGLLAKLAVVRETAKAA
- the LOC106410766 gene encoding E3 ubiquitin-protein ligase At1g63170 isoform X1 → MPIESTENDDARPLILTRGGRSSVRRQGLREAARLLRHASSGRRRMTTMMREPSMLVRESAAEQLEERQSDWAYSKPVVVLDFVWNLAFIAVAAAVLGLSSDEKPNTPLRVWTVGYGLQCVVHMVCVCVEYRRRSNRSPSKSFTKHLESANTMFSFIWWIIGFYWVSSGGQELAQGSPQLYWLCIVFLGFDVFFVVLCIALACVIGIAVCCCLPCIIAVLYAVAEQLKMQEGASKEDIDQLTKFKFRKVGESEKHTVDEEDEQAKGDSGGVMTECGTDSPLQHTLPHEDAECCICLSAYADETELRELPCGHHFHCSCVDKWLYINATCPLCKYNILKNSNYEDGEEV
- the LOC106410765 gene encoding bifunctional UDP-glucose 4-epimerase and UDP-xylose 4-epimerase 3, with product MGSSVEQCILVTGGAGFIGTHTVVQLLNQGFKVSIIDNLDNSVHEAVHRVRELVGPDLSSKLEFNLGDLRNKGDIEKLFSNQRFDAVIHFAGLKAVGESVANPRRYFDNNLVGTINLYETMAKYNCKMMVFSSSATVYGQPEVVPCVEDFELQAMNPYGRTKLYLEEIARDIQAAEPEWRIILLRYFNPVGAHESGRIGEDPKGIPNNLMPYIQQVAVGRLPELNVFGHDYPTPDGSAVRDYIHVMDLADGHVAALNKLFTDPKIGCTAYNLGTGQGTSVLEMVSAFEKASGKKIPMKLCPRRAGDATAVYASTERAEKELGWKAKYGVDEMCRDQWNWANNNPWGFHEKP
- the LOC106410766 gene encoding E3 ubiquitin-protein ligase At1g63170 isoform X2, with protein sequence MPIESTENDDARPLILTRGGRSSVRRQGLREAARLLRHASSGRRRMTTMMREPSMLVRESAAEQLEERQSDWAYSKPVVVLDFVWNLAFIAVAAAVLGLSSDEKPNTPLRVWTVGYGLQCVVHMVCVCVEYRRRSNRSPSKSFTKHLESANTMFSFIWWIIGFYWVSSGGQELAQGSPQLYWLCIVFLGFDVFFVVLCIALACVIGIAVCCCLPCIIAVLYAVAEQEGASKEDIDQLTKFKFRKVGESEKHTVDEEDEQAKGDSGGVMTECGTDSPLQHTLPHEDAECCICLSAYADETELRELPCGHHFHCSCVDKWLYINATCPLCKYNILKNSNYEDGEEV